Proteins from a single region of Primulina tabacum isolate GXHZ01 chromosome 5, ASM2559414v2, whole genome shotgun sequence:
- the LOC142546209 gene encoding uncharacterized protein LOC142546209 has protein sequence MGNGDDWLAVDKLYHVLFCFFISIISSLIAAQSRCAFVRRRSIWVGSVVSSFAGAAKEFADELGFFHSSGASDKDVVADFLGILLAALVLYVSKHKPSSHGIKPDSLAQSQVLEMV, from the coding sequence ATGGGAAACGGCGATGATTGGTTGGCCGTAGACAAATTATACCATGTCCTTTTCTGCTTCTTCATCTCCATTATTTCCTCCCTTATCGCCGCCCAATCCCGCTGTGCATTCGTCCGCCGCCGCAGCATATGGGTCGGATCCGTGGTATCTTCTTTCGCCGGCGCTGCCAAGGAGTTCGCTGACGAACTCGGCTTCTTTCACTCTTCCGGCGCGTCGGATAAAGATGTCGTCGCAGATTTTCTTGGAATTCTGCTTGCAGCCTTGGTTCTTTATGTATCTAAGCACAAGCCATCCTCCCATGGAATCAAGCCAGACTCGCTCGCTCAATCTCAGGTGCTCGAAATGGTTTGA
- the LOC142546208 gene encoding heptahelical transmembrane protein 3-like, which yields MRRRGSKCPPAMSTPRAAANGEDCEEEKKNPSRLEKYEALPEYLKDNEFIRDYYRCEWPLKDVFLSVFSLHNETLNIWTHLVGFLVFAWLTAVSLTEEMTMENFTARLFWEGNDGWLKTTTMNQSSSSDAFFSDSHARHFSKSPLLGARSIPLWPWFVFLGGAMVCLIFSSTSHLFSCHSRRFYYFFWRLDYAGISLMIVGSFFAPLYYTFLDYPYWRFLYLSSVALIGILVVTTLLAPSLSTGDYRGFRAALFLCMGFSGVIPATHGVLLHWDHPQVIASLGYEIAMGTLYGLGAVFYVTRIPERWKPGAFDIVGHSHQIFHVFVVAAALTHCAATLIIMEWRRGLYV from the exons ATGAGGAGGAGAGGTTCGAAATGCCCCCCCGCGATGTCGACGCCTCGAGCGGCGGCGAACGGAGAGGATTGTGAGGAGGAGAAGAAGAATCCGTCTAGGCTGGAGAAATATGAGGCTTTGCCGGAGTATCTGAAGGATAACGAATTCATTAGAGACTATTACAGATGCGAATGGCCTCTGAAAGATGTCTTCCTCAGCGTTTTCTCGTTGCACAATGAAACTCTCAACATTTGGAC GCATTTGGTTGGATTCCTTGTATTTGCTTGGTTAACGGCGGTGAGCTTGACGGAGGAGATGACCATGGAGAATTTCACGGCGAGATTATTTTG GGAGGGAAATGATGGATGGTTGAAGACGACAACGATGAACCAATCCAGCAGCTCCGATGCTTTCTTTTCG GATTCTCACGCAAGACACTTTTCAAAGTCACCACTCTTGGGAGCAAGATCCATTCCCTTGTGGCCGTGGTTTGTTTTCTTGGGTGGAGCGATGGTCTGCTTAATCTTTAGCTCTACTTCCCACCTCTTCTCCTGCCACTCCCGACGTTTCTACTACTTCTTCTGGCGCCTAGACTACGCCGGAATCTCCCTCATGATAGTGGGCTCATTCTTCGCCCCCTTATACTACACCTTCTTAGACTACCCCTACTGGCGCTTCTTATACCTTTCCTCAGTTGCATTGATCGGTATTCTAGTAGTCACAACGCTTCTCGCCCCGTCTCTGTCAACTGGTGATTATCGGGGTTTCAGGGCGGCTCTGTTTTTGTGCATGGGGTTCTCAGGTGTGATTCCAGCGACACACGGAGTGCTGTTGCACTGGGATCATCCGCAGGTAATTGCATCCCTCGGATATGAGATAGCTATGGGGACATTGTACGGTCTGGGGGCAGTATTTTATGTTACTAGGATACCAGAAAGATGGAAGCCTGGTGCATTTGATATTGTAGGTCACAGCCATCAGATTTTCCATGTTTTCGTGGTCGCCGCAGCGCTTACTCACTGCGCCGCAACCCTTATTATCATGGAATGGAGACGGGGTTTATATGTCTAG
- the LOC142546210 gene encoding elongation factor Ts, mitochondrial, with protein sequence MGFSRGLKCPVEFMYKRLNSPVTCGDLYSTSIAHRGSYFMPSENHTSTFFHHSNPTNHFGIYFNRNYSSEVSASEKKNLIKQLREKTSAPIKEVKSALVTCNWDVEAAQKDLRKRGVVLASKKFSRTAAEGLLALAQDERKAVVVELNCETDFVARNEIFQYLALSLAKSALLLDGSNQSSVAVPVETCYLEGLKLNMDHPKLSGERIAQGAVTEVAAMMGENVKLGGGYTISSPLHGVLSTYLHTSPQPGIGRIAGILSLEVEDENAPLSAVERVGSELAMHVVAAKPLFLTKEDVSSDALENESEVLRSQAESTGKSQMAIDKMVEGRLRKYFEEVVLLEQKFIVDDTIHIKTLLNNLSKEVGSTVKIGNFLRLEVGELKRLHTSKGAQSLAQAA encoded by the exons ATGGGTTTTTCACGAGGCTTAAAATGTCCTGTTGAATTTATGTATAAGAGACTGAATAGTCCAGTGACTTGTGGCGATTTGTATTCTACTTCTATAGCACACAGAGGAAGTTATTTTATGCCTTCTGAAAATCATACTTCAACATTTTTCCATCATTCCAACCCAACCAATCATTTTGGGATCTACTTTAATCGAAATTACTCATCCGAAGTATCTGCATCCGAAAAAAAGAATCTCATAAAGCAGTTGAGGGAGAAAACAAGCGCTCCCATTAAGGAAGTTAAATCTGCTCTTGTTACTTGCAACTGGGATGTTG AAGCTGCACAGAAGGATTTGCGAAAAAGAGGGGTTGTTCTTGCATCAAAGAAGTTTTCTCGAACTGCTGCTGAAGGTTTGCTTGCTCTCGCACAGGACGAAAGGAAAGCTGTGGTTGTTGAACTCAACTGTGAAACGGATTTTGTTGCTAGGAATGAGATTTTTCAATACTTG GCCTTGTCTTTGGCAAAGTCTGCTTTGTTGCTTGATGGTTCTAATCAGTCTTCTGTAGCTGTTCCTGTTGAAACATGCTATCTAGAG GGTTTGAAACTGAATATGGATCACCCCAAGTTAAGTGGAGAGAGAATTGCTCAGGGTGCAGTTACAGAGGTGGCTGCAATGATGGGGGAGAATGTCAAACTTGGTGGTGGTTATACAATATCTTCGCCTTTGCATGGTGTCCTTTCCACATATCTCCACACAAGTCCCCAACCAG GAATTGGGCGAATTGCCGGGATTTTATCTCTTGAAGTAGAGGATGAGAATGCTCCATTGAGTGCTGTCGAGCGTGTTGGATCAGAATTAGCAATGCACGTGGTTGCTGCAAAACCTTTGTTTCTAACAAAGGAAGATGTTTCTTCTGATGCATTAGAAAATGAAAGTGAGGTTCTGAGGTCGCAG GCAGAGAGTACAGGGAAGTCTCAGATGGCCATTGATAAAATGGTTGAAGGCCGTCTAAGAAAGTATTTCGAGGAAGTGGTTCTTTTGGAGCAAAAATTCATTGTAGATGACACCATCCACATAAAG ACACTTCTGAACAATTTGTCGAAGGAAGTGGGATCGACTGTGAAAATTGGGAACTTTCTCAGGTTGGAAGTTGGAGAACTTAAAAG GCTTCATACTTCCAAGGGAGCACAATCTCTTGCTCAGGCTGCTTAA